ACCTGCGATGAGCGAGCCCCTTTCCCATTCCTACACGAGCTTCGATGGCCACCGGCGCATTGCGGCCGGCACGCTCGCGACCAACGCCCTGGCAGTGAAGAAGGCCCTCGAATCGGGCGCGACCGGGCCGGTGCTCGTTTTCGACGATGCGACCGGTCGCTGCGTGGATGTCGACACCCGGGGCACCGACGCGGAAGTGCTCGCCCGCCTGCCGGCGGGCGCGCCCGATCGAAACAAACCCGACGCCCCCGAGGCTACTGAAAAACCCCGCGGTCGCGGCCGCCCCCGGCTCGGCGTGGTCTCGCGCGAAGTAACACTCCTGCCGCGACACTGGCAGTGGCTCTCAACCCAGCCAGGCGGCGCGTCGGTGACGCTGCGAAAACTGGTGGAGCAGGCGCGCCGCGCAAACGGCGAGAAGGACAAAGTCCGCAAGGCCCATGAGCGGGCCTACCACTTCATGTCGGCCCTCGCAGGCGATTTGCCG
This genomic window from Chrysiogenia bacterium contains:
- a CDS encoding DUF2239 family protein, translated to MSEPLSHSYTSFDGHRRIAAGTLATNALAVKKALESGATGPVLVFDDATGRCVDVDTRGTDAEVLARLPAGAPDRNKPDAPEATEKPRGRGRPRLGVVSREVTLLPRHWQWLSTQPGGASVTLRKLVEQARRANGEKDKVRKAHERAYHFMSALAGDLPGFEEVTRALFANDPIKFAKLTRRWPDDVRAHATGLAFPDERQTRT